The following DNA comes from Candidatus Alcyoniella australis.
CGACGATGCAACCCGTAGCGTCGATTGTCTTAACCTTGTCCATCGCGGGACGCACGCGGCTCGCCGGTTGAATCAGCGAGGCGATCCGGCCCTTCTCGATCAAGACGTCCAGCGGTTTGTCGATCCCCTGTGCGGGGTCGATTACGCGTCCGCCCTTAATCAGCAGTTTCATCGCCCGCGCCTCCGGTCAGCAGGTAGAGCAGCGCCATGCGTACCGCCACGCCGTTGGTCACCTGGTTGAGAATCATCGATCGCTGGCAGTCGGCGACCTCGGAGCTGATCTCGACCCCGCGGTTGATCGGCCCGGGGTGCAAAATCGTGGCGTCGGGTTTGGCGGCCTTGATTATTTCGGGGGTCAGGCCGAAGTGCCGCGCGTACTCGCGCAGGCTGGGCAACAACGCCCCGGCCTGACGCTCAAGCTGAATGCGCAGCATCATGATTACGTCCACGCCGCTGATCGCCTTACGCACGTCGTGGAAGACCTCGACTCCCATGCGCTCGATCTGGGCCGGGATCATCGTCTTGGGCCCGCAGACCCTCACCCGCGCGCCCATCCGGGTCAGGCCGTAGATGTTCGAGCGCGCCACCCGGCTGTGGCTGATGTCGCCGATGATCGCCACGGTCAGGCCGTTGATCCGGCCCTTGACGTCGCGAATCATCAGCATGTCCAGCAGCGCCTGGGACGGGTGCTCGTGCGCCCCGTCGCCGGCGTTGATCACGCCGCATTCGACCATCCGCGCCAGCATGTGCGGCGCGCCGGCCGAACCGTGGCGCACCACGATCAGGTCCGGCTGCATCGCCTCGATGTTCTTCATCGTGTCGATCAAGGTCTCGCCCTTGCCCACCGAACTCTGGCTGGCCGAGAAGTTGACCACGTCGGCGCTCAGTCGCTTGCCCGCGATCTCGAAGCTGGTGCGCGTGCGCGTGCTGGGCTCGTAGAACAGGTTGACCACGGTCTTACCGCGCAGGGCCGGGACCTTTTTAATTATCCGCGAGCCGAACTCCTTGAACGAATCGGCCGTGTCGAGGATCAGCTTGATCTCATCGACGGCGATGTCCTCGAGGCCGAGCAAGTCCTTGCGGTTCAGTCGCACTTGGGCCTCCCGCCGACGTTCAGGGCATGGGGAACGAGCAGCGCGCAGTCCGGCTCTCCGGGGCAGCCGATCTTGCAAAGCACTTTATCGTCGTAATCGGTCTCAAACGCGCGGCCCACGTAGTCCGCGTGGATCGGCAGTTCGCGGTGTCCGCGGTCGATCAGCACCGCAAGCTGAATCGCGGCCGGACGCCCCAGGTCCATCAGCGCGTCCATTGCCGAGCGCACGGTGCGGCCGGTGAACAACACGTCGTCGACCAGCACCGCAATGCGGCCATCGAGGTTGAAGCCGATCTCCGTGCGAAACAGTTGCGGACGGTCGTGGCGGTCCAGGTCGTCGCGGTACAGTCCGATGTCCAGGGTGCCGAAGGGAATTTCGACTCCCTCGATCGCCCGCAGCTTGGTCGAGAGCAGGCGCATTACCGGCTCGCCGCCGCGCAGCACGCCGACCAGCGCCAGGCGGCCGGAGCCGCGGTTGCGCTCGAGGATCTCGTGGGCGATGCGCGTGACGATGCGGTCGATCCGCTCCGCGTCCAGCAGTTGACGCTGATCTGCTTTATCCATCAATTTCCCCAAGCCTGAGTCGGGCGTAGGATATCCTTGCCCGTCAACGGCCGTCAAGCTTTCGCGCTCTGGCCTATTGTAGATCGTCTGCTATGATATCCCCACATCGATATCAGCGGATAAACGTGTAGATGCAAAGGAGCTTCCGATGTTGGCGTTTCGCGAAAAGCACCTGTGGCTGCTGCTGCTGGCGGCGTTGTCGTTATTGGCCCTGGTCGCGGCCGGCTGTTCGGTCGGCGACGACGACGACGACGATGACGACGATGACGACGATGATTTCGAGCTTGACGGCAATATCGTCGCGCCGCAGATCGACCCCACGGACTGCCTGACCGACGACGCCAAAGAGGCGGTCGAACTGGCGCCGGCCTGGCTGCGCACCGAGATGATCCTCAACCTGTGCGCTTTAGCGGACGATAAGCAGGACCTGGCCGCCGAGCTGGTGCTGGGCTATACCGACCCCAAATACATCGACGAGCTGGCGTTTTTAGCGGCCCACGTGGGCAAGACCGACTGGAACTACCCTTCCCTGGACATCGACCTGTTCTACGACAACGTCGTGTCGGTCTACGCCGCGGACGAGCAGCTGGACTACGTGACCCTGATCGACGAGGGCGATCCGCTGACCGACGACGACTTCTTCACCACGGCCGAATACAGTTCCTTTGACAGCTCGGGCAAGGCCCAGACCGTGCGCGTGGATCCCTATTACTACTACTGGTTCGTGGTCCATCCGCGGCTGGAGGACGAGGGCCCGCGCTACATCGACCCCGAAACCGGCGGCAGCGCCGATCCGCCCGACGGCGTGTTCTGGCGCGACTACCTGCTCAACCACTCCGACGATCTGTGCCCGGGCACAATCGACAATCAGACCGATTTCGAGGATCCGGAAAAGACTACCTGGGTGAGCTGCTCGGTGCTCGCCGATCTGCTCGCGGGCGTGGACACGGTCTGGGAGGGAACTGACGAAACAATCGACAATGGTGCCATTGGCTTAATCAGCTACTGGATCGACGAGGCGATGTGGTTCTTCAGCTATACTCGCCGGCCGGTGCAGCCCGTGGCGATCTACTCGGGCCATGTGGGGCGTTGCGGCGAGCACGCCGACCTGACCTCCGCCGCCACGCGCGCGGCGCTGATCCCCGCGGCCAACATCGCCTCCTATGCCAACGACCACACCTGGAACGAGTTCTACGACTTCCTCTGGGTGCAGTACGAGCCGGTCAACGACATGGTTAACGCACCCAACGCCTACGACACCTGGGGCAACGGCACCAAGGGCGCGTACCGCACGCGCGGCGACGGCTTCGCCGAGAACGCCACGTCGCTGTACACCACAACCGGCACCCTCGAGATCACCGTGGTCGACTCCGCAGGCAACCCGGTGGACGAAGCGGTGGTGATCGCCAGCGGCAAATATGGCGGAAGGCAGATGGACCACACCATGAGCGTCACCGACCAGAGCGGCTTCACCAGCTTCGAGGTCGGCGACGAGAACTACGTCTACCTCGAGGTCCGCTCGCCGCTGGCCAATTTCCCCGCCGAGCAGGTGATCAAGAAGCGCATCAATGCCGGCCAAACCTATGAGGGCCAAATCGAGCTTGATGCCGAGCTTAAGACCCTGGACATCGCGCAGCCCGAGGACTACCAGGGCGCGGGCGTGGTCACGCTCGAGGTCGGCCTGATCGACGCGGTGCGTTACGTGCGCAACCAGGGGATCGTCGGCACCAATATCTTCACTCAGTCCTACGACGACGTGCTGCTGCCGCTGTACATGGTCGACGCGCAGAACTACGCCCTCTACCAGGACGGCGAGCAGTTCGTTGCCCACGCCCTGACCTTTGATGCCAACGGCGAGGCGCAGTTCGACCTGCCCCACGGCGGCGACTGGATGCTGTTCGTGAGCAACTACTCGGGCGTGAGCAACTACATCACCGGCGCGTTGGCAGTGCAGATCGTCAACGCCGCCACCGACGAGGTATTCGACTCGGCGCAGGTCGAGCTGTTCCTCGAGCCGGGCGATCTGGCGCTGTTTGAATTAAACGGATTGTAGCGCCAAGGTTATCCTCTTTCTTGAGCGCCTCGCTGACGAACCCTCATGATTAATCCAGGCTAGTCGATGCATCGTATCGCCTGCTCCTTGTTACTGATCGTGCTGCTCGTGCTCGGGCTGTGCCTGCCCTCTCTGGCCTACGACTCGCGCCTTGTTTGGCGCACGTTGGAGACCGAACACTTCTACGTACACTTCCACGATGGCGAGCGCGAGCTGGCGCTGCGTGCCGCAATCCTCGCCGAACAGGTCTTCGACATGCTCTCCGAGCAGCTTGATTGGCAGCCTTGGGGCAAGGTCCAGCTGGTAATCGCCGACGACTCGGACCGCGCCAACGGCTGGGCGAGCACCATTCCCTACAACACCGTGCGGCTCTATGCCACGGCCCCGACCTCGGATCAGCGCATCGACGAATACGGGGATTGGTTCCACGGCCTGCTGATGCACGAGATGACCCACGTGCTGCACATCGACCAGGCGCGCGGATTCAACCGGCTGTTCCGCGCGATCTTCGGCCGGGTCTACGCGGTCAACGGCATCCACCCGATTTTGCAGATCGAGGGGCTGGCCGTGCTCAAGGAGACCAGCAACACCGAGCACGGCCGCGGTCGCTCGAGCCTGACCCAGATGTATCTGCGCGCAGCGATTCTCGAGGACCGCTTCCCGAGCATCGATCAGTCCACCACGTTCTTTCTGCGCTGGCCGGGCTCGGCCGTGCCCTACCTGTTCGGCGGCGCGTTCCACGTCTACGTGGCGGACAACTACGGTGAGAATTGCTGGACGCAGATCTCGAAACGCCACTCGCGCCAAGTCTGGCCGTTTCTCTACAACAGCAACGCCGAGCGCGTAATCGGCAAGAGCCTGGTCACCCTTTGGCGCGAATGGCAGACCGTGCTGCGCTCGCGCTTTGAGCGCCAGGCCGCACAGATTCGCTCCCAGGGCCTGTACCGGGGCGAGCGCGTGACGTTCAGCGGCTACCAGACGCGCAAACCGACATTCGCCGGGCCGCGCAGCCTCTACTTTCAGCAGCGCACACCGCGCCGTAAGAACCGGATCATGCTGCTCGACCTTCAGACCAGTCGTACGAGCAAGGTGGCCCTGATCGATGGCCCGGGGGGCATGGACGCCCTGGGCAACGATCTGCTGGTCTATTCCGACGACCGCGTGTATCAGATCGACTACCTGTTCAAGGACCTGTTCCTGATCGACCGACGGCCGCGTAGCGAACGGATCACCAGCGGCAAACGCCAACGGCTGACGCGCGGCGCGCGCCTGCTCGACCCGGCGTTCTTCAGCGACGGCAAACGCGTGCTGGCCGTGCAGAACCGCCTGCAGTCCAAAGACCTGGTGATCTACGACCTGGAGACGCGGAGCATCGAACGCGTTAGCGACCTAAGCCCCGAGCTGGTGCAGTTCGATCGGCCCGACGTGCACACCGATGGCCGCCGCGCGGCAGTGGCCGCGTGGCACGAGCGCGGCGAACGCGACATCTATCTCTACGACTTAGAGGACCACGTTTTCACGCGACTGACATCGCATCCGGCTAAGGAGATCGACCCGCAGTTCACGCCCGACGGCGAGTTGCTGTTGTTCAGCTCGGACCGCAGCGGCGTGTACAACATCTACGCCCTGGACCTGCCTAAGCAACGGCTGTTTCAATTGACCAACGTGCTCGGCGGCGCGTTCTGGCCCAGCGTCAGCTCGGATGGCGAGCTGCTGGCCTACACCGGCTACACTGCCGACGGGTTCGACGTGTTCGTGCTCGAGCTCGACAAAGCCTGGTGGCGCGAGGTGCCCTACGAGCCGCCCGCGCCCAGCGGGCCGCCGCGCAACGGCAACCCTATCGATCTCCAGGCCGCGGCCGAGCAGTTCCCCGAGCATAAATACAGCCCGTGGCGCACGATCTGGCCGCGCTATTGGCTGCCCGAGCTTGGCACCACGGCCGATGAAACACTGTTCGGCATCACCACCTCGGGCCGCGACGTGCTGCAGTACCACTCCTATTCGGCCACCGCGCTCTACGGGCCGCAGAGCGAATTCCTCAGCTACTGGCTGAGCTACGCCAACCGCCAGCTGTGGCCGACGATCAGGCTCAACCAGGCGGCCTTCGCCGACTCCTACGGCAAGCTGATCCGGCTGCCCGACGGGCGCCGCCGCCAGTACTTCGAGCGCCGGATAACCGGCAGCGTAGGGGCCTACGCGCCGATCGTCGAGCACCTCGTGGCGGGCGCGAGCTATCGCATTCAACAGCGCGACAACATCACACGCATCCCCTCCGACGCGATCAACCCACCCAATACCGGGCTGTTCTCCGGCCTGGCGCTGAGCCTGAGTTTCAACAACACGCAGAGCTACGGCCGCTCGATCAGCCCCGAGCGCGGCGTGGATTTGGGACTGGGCTTCAACTGGTGGGCCGATTGGCTGGGCTCGGATTACGACCTGCGAATCATCAGCGCCTCGGCCCGCGCCTACCAGGGGCTGTGGCTCAATCACGCCTTGGCCCTGCGATTGGTCGGCGGACTGGCCCAAGGCGACGTGCTGCGCCAACGCACTTTCCGCCTCGGCGGGTTCGGCGGCAGCGGCGCATTTGCCGTGCCTTCCGAGGGCAGCTACTTTATGCGCGGGTTCGGCGCATCGCAGTTCAAGGGTCAGCGCATCGTCGCGGGTTCGGTTGAATACCGGCTGCCGATCTGGTGGATCGACCGCGGCATCAGCACCTGGCCGATCTACTTCAAGGTCTTGCACGCCAACCTGTTCTACGACACCGGCCAAAGCTTTGATCGCCTGGACTTCAAGCCGCGCGACCTGCACCAAGGCCTGGGCGCGGAAATCAAGCTCGATACGCGCTTGGCCTACGGCATGGCGGTCAACTTCCGTTTCGCCCTGGCACAGGGATTGGGCGATGAGGGCGACCTGCGCTACATGTACTACCTGGGCGGCCTTTTCTAGGGTCGATTGGCGCCGGATGATGTTGGAGACTAAAGATGATTGGATGGTGCCCCAGGGAGGGATCGAACCTCCGCACCCGGCTCCGGAGGCCGATGCTCTATCCACTGAGCTACTGGGGCATGATGGTGGACGGTAGCGGACTCGAACCGCCGGCCTCTGCCTTGCGAAAGCAGCGCTCTTCCAACTGAGCTAACCGCCCACTTCCGTTTCCGAGCGACCTTCCGGCCGCACGGAGGCATCTGACTAACATTTTTACCCGGTGCGGTCAATTGGAATAGACCGTGATAAACAGAGTATCATCTTGCTCGCACTGTCCTGCGCAGACGGAGGAGCCCGATGCGACGACCGGTGATCGTTTTAGCTTGCCT
Coding sequences within:
- a CDS encoding aspartate carbamoyltransferase catalytic subunit, with product MRLNRKDLLGLEDIAVDEIKLILDTADSFKEFGSRIIKKVPALRGKTVVNLFYEPSTRTRTSFEIAGKRLSADVVNFSASQSSVGKGETLIDTMKNIEAMQPDLIVVRHGSAGAPHMLARMVECGVINAGDGAHEHPSQALLDMLMIRDVKGRINGLTVAIIGDISHSRVARSNIYGLTRMGARVRVCGPKTMIPAQIERMGVEVFHDVRKAISGVDVIMMLRIQLERQAGALLPSLREYARHFGLTPEIIKAAKPDATILHPGPINRGVEISSEVADCQRSMILNQVTNGVAVRMALLYLLTGGAGDETAD
- a CDS encoding transglutaminase domain-containing protein, which encodes MLAFREKHLWLLLLAALSLLALVAAGCSVGDDDDDDDDDDDDDFELDGNIVAPQIDPTDCLTDDAKEAVELAPAWLRTEMILNLCALADDKQDLAAELVLGYTDPKYIDELAFLAAHVGKTDWNYPSLDIDLFYDNVVSVYAADEQLDYVTLIDEGDPLTDDDFFTTAEYSSFDSSGKAQTVRVDPYYYYWFVVHPRLEDEGPRYIDPETGGSADPPDGVFWRDYLLNHSDDLCPGTIDNQTDFEDPEKTTWVSCSVLADLLAGVDTVWEGTDETIDNGAIGLISYWIDEAMWFFSYTRRPVQPVAIYSGHVGRCGEHADLTSAATRAALIPAANIASYANDHTWNEFYDFLWVQYEPVNDMVNAPNAYDTWGNGTKGAYRTRGDGFAENATSLYTTTGTLEITVVDSAGNPVDEAVVIASGKYGGRQMDHTMSVTDQSGFTSFEVGDENYVYLEVRSPLANFPAEQVIKKRINAGQTYEGQIELDAELKTLDIAQPEDYQGAGVVTLEVGLIDAVRYVRNQGIVGTNIFTQSYDDVLLPLYMVDAQNYALYQDGEQFVAHALTFDANGEAQFDLPHGGDWMLFVSNYSGVSNYITGALAVQIVNAATDEVFDSAQVELFLEPGDLALFELNGL
- the pyrR gene encoding bifunctional pyr operon transcriptional regulator/uracil phosphoribosyltransferase PyrR; translation: MDKADQRQLLDAERIDRIVTRIAHEILERNRGSGRLALVGVLRGGEPVMRLLSTKLRAIEGVEIPFGTLDIGLYRDDLDRHDRPQLFRTEIGFNLDGRIAVLVDDVLFTGRTVRSAMDALMDLGRPAAIQLAVLIDRGHRELPIHADYVGRAFETDYDDKVLCKIGCPGEPDCALLVPHALNVGGRPKCD